A stretch of the Theileria equi strain WA chromosome 1, complete sequence genome encodes the following:
- a CDS encoding DNA replication licensing factor MCM3, putative (encoded by transcript BEWA_028330A), with translation MRVWLVLSTLDSFWYIRLTDPFLYNALSTKQSELSIDRRLAKLNQDVLAEYEEARQALLTNQQSYRALVERFLTFASESKQIYTKTAELYEQTSKQWITEDGGDIHPPLHLRLVINVSILYAKADKEALTKLLLKSPYVAYQAFEDAIAEIWKGFDTKIALPSPKLGICGWLGRHHVTPRGLSSSMINTLIAVEGVVNKCSTVSPKLSQSVYVGEPLYDTMNLKEKSVYVRPHYDLTDFTKTIMDNGAPPPVDPLGEVVHRQEIGLSTYRNYQTFVIQEAPEDSSIGQMPRYVSVIVQDDLCNVIKCGDRVRVWGIYRTATGKADHTNTGIGRPFLVANNIAVKDKTTSVHITSEDIRKFHLLASRDDVLACLTRSIAPSICGHEIVKRGILLQLVGGRECDGGRGDGGHRIRGDIHVLLVGDPGCGKSQLLRYVMALMPNTVSTTGRGSTGVGLTAAVVQDESGERRVEGGAMVMGDRRIVCIDEFDKMPTSDRVAIHEVLEQQTVTVAKAGIHTTLNARCTVLAAANPLYGCWSDDLDLTQQLHFEKSLLSRFDLIYIIRDASTEVQDDKISEAILRNITQKSKPIRVARTKTGNSCVIQPRDEDLNQSIHYNMLTNGERTIQEEHRTPKKMRLSGNVDDVFRNRSEMTYIDALGREYDILDSDFLRKYVYYCKNVYYREMEATKGWKPYPEISETAMEEIKNLYIELREKVRTTKCLQTVSPRTLEAIIRLSTAHAKLKLNRWVTKENVQAVRILLNHTLFGEAIPDEDEIGEEEPDDDSDYGPAKSPRKKRTRGRKKTSKRSETLYEETPQGHTLEDVQAIEDVEPMDEDGTTPYGGTALDQDEEDPSTLHSATLPSQISDEHTVTLLTCLKNLDAGDGVDLTDLYIAFKKHAQISMNDFKALLQGLHNSENAPIVYSEDDNRIYSC, from the exons ATGAGGGTGTGGCTGGTGTTGTCTACTCTAGATTCATTCTGGTACATTAGACTCACTG ACCCATTCCTTTACAATGCATTGTCTACCAAGCAATCGGAGCTTTCGATAGATCGTCGCCTTGCAAAGTTAAATCAGGATGTCCTTGCAGAGTATGAAGAGGCTAGACAAGCTCTGCTAACAAACCAACAGAGTTATAGAGCACTGGTTGAGAGGTTCCTAACCTTTGCCTCTGAAAGCAAGCAAATTTACACAAAAACAGCAGAATTATATGAACAGACCTCTAAGCAATGGATTACAGAGGATGGTGGAGacattcatcctccacTACACCTCCGCCTTGTTATAAACGTTAGCATTTTATATGCCAAAGCAGATAAAGAGGCGCTCACCAAATTGCTTTTGAAGAGCCCATATGTAGCATATCAAGCatttgaagatgctattGCTGAAATTTGGAAGGGATTTGATACTAAAATCGCCCTTCCATCCCCAAAGCTTGGTATTTGTGGGTGGCTTGGTCGTCATCATGTTACACCAAGAGGTCTGTCATCCTCAATGATAAACACATTAATCGCCGTTGAAGGAGTTGTCAACAAATGTTCTACAGTTTCTCCAAAGCTTTCCCAATCCGTCTACGTTGGGGAGCCACTTTATGACACCATGAACCTTAAAGAAAAGAGCGTATACGTTCGCCCTCATTATGACTTGACAGATTTCACAAAGACCATCATGGACAATGGAGCTCCACCTCCAGTTGATCCTCTTGGTGAAGTTGTACATAGACAAGAAATTGGTCTTAGTACATACAGGAATTACCAAACATTTGTAATCCAAGAGGCTCCAGAAGACTCCAGCATAGGACAGATGCCAAGATACGTATCTGTAATTGTACAAGACGATTTGTGCAATGTCATTAAGTGCGGTGATAGAGTACGTGTTTGGGGAATTTACAGGACTGCCACTGGCAAGGCTGATCATACAAACACTGGTATTGGTCGCCCATTTTTGGTTGCCAACAACATTGCAGTAAAGGATAAAACAACTTCTGTTCACATAACCTCTGAGGATATTAGAAAGTTCCATCTTCTCGCAAGTAGAGACGATGTTTTGGCTTGTCTCACACGCTCAATCGCACCTTCAATTTGTGGCCATGAAATTGTAAAGCGTGGCATTCTCCTACAACTTGTTGGAGGTCGCGAATGTGATGGTGGAAGAGGAGACGGTGGTCACAGGATTAGGGGAGATATCCACGTGCTTTTGGTGGGTGATCCAGGTTGTGGTAAGTCACAGCTTTTGAGGTACGTGATGGCTCTCATGCCAAATACGGTCAGTACCACTGGAAGAGGCTCCACTGGCGTAGGTCTTACTGCAGCAGTTGTTCAGGATGAATCTGGAGAACGCCGTGTTGAAGGAGGTGCTATGGTTATGGGTGATCGTCGTATAGTTTGCATTGACGAATTTGATAAGATGCCTACGTCGGATAGGGTCGCAATTCATGAAGTACTGGAACAACAAACAGTTACTGTTGCCAAAGCTGGAATACATACTACACTTAACGCACGTTGCACCGTTTTGGCTGCTGCAAATCCACTTTATGGATGTTGGAGTGATGATTTGGACCTCACACAACAGTTGCACTTTGAAAAATCACTCTTGTCTCGTTTCGATTTGATTTACATCATCAGAGATGCAAGCACAGAGGTTCAGGATGATAAGATTTCGGAGGCCATTTTGCGAAACATTACACAAAAATCAAAGCCAATTAGAGTTGCAAGAACAAAGACTGGAAACTCATGTGTAATTCAGCCCAGAGATGAAGACCTGAACCAGAGCATCCACTACAATATGTTGACAAATGGTGAAAGGACAATCCAGGAAGAACACAGGACCCCCAAAAAGATGAGGCTTTCTGGTAATGTCGACGATGTTTTCCGCAATCGCTCAGAAATGACATACATTGATGCCCTAGGAAGGGAGTATGATATCCTGGACTCAGACTTCCTCAGAAAGTATGTATACTATTGCAAGAATGTATACTACCGGGAGATGGAAGCTACAAAGGGATGGAAACCATATCCGGAAATTTCTGAAACCGCAATGGAGGAGATTAAGAATTTGTATATTGAGCTCAGGGAAAAGGTCAGGACAACAAAATGCCTTCAGACAGTTTCCCCAAGAACTCTCGAGGCCATTATCCGTCTCTCGACCGCCCATGCCAAGCTCAAGTTGAACAGATGGGTAACGAaggaaaatgtacaagCAGTAAGAATACTGCTTAACCATACACTCTTTGGAGAAGCAATTccagatgaagatgaaattggTGAGGAAGAACCAGATGACGATAGTGACTATGGACCAGCAAAGTCCCcaagaaagaagaggacTAGAGGCCGCAAAAAGACAAGCAAAAGAAGCGAGACCTTGTACGAAGAGACACCACAGGGACATACCCTAGAGGATGTACAAGCCATTGAAGATGTAGAGCcaatggatgaagatggaacCACTCCCTATGGAGGCACAGCTCTCGATCAAGACGAAGAGGATCCATCAACCCTCCACTCTGCAACTCTTCCTAGCCAAATTTCGGACGAGCATACAGTGACTCTCTTGACATGCCTAAAGAATTTGGATGCAGGAGATGGTGTAGACTTGACAGACTTGTATATTGCCTTTAAAAAGCACGCTCAGATTTCAATGAACGACTTCAAGGCACTTTTACAAGGACTTCACAATTCTGAAAATGCACCCATTGTATATTCAGAGGATGACAATCGTATTTATAGCTGCTAG